Part of the Bradyrhizobium diazoefficiens genome, TCGCCATGCAGAAGATCGCGCGCCACCAGCGGCATTAGCGCAGTGATCGCGCCGCCGACGACGCCCGTCACAAGGGTGCGGGCCAGCACGATCTTGATCGATGGCGAATTCGTGATGTAGCGCAGACCAGACACCATGGCGCGGCTCAGTCGCTCGGGCGGCAGGCGCGAGGGTGCGCTGACGCGTTTCCACAGGAGCAACGCGACCATCAACGGCAGATAGAGCAAGGCGTTGAGTGCGAATGCTGCTACTGCACCCGCGGTCGCCACCACGATCCCACCGATCGCCGGACCCACGCTGCGCGCGATATTGTAGCTGATGCCATTCAGCGCGATGGCCGCAGGCAACAGCGCTTCCGAGGGTACCTGTTCGCTGACCGACGATTGCCAGGCCGGTCCCATCAGCGCCATGCCGCTGCCGACGACAAAGCAGAGCATGAGCAGGAGGTTCGGTGTGACCAGGCCAAGCCAGGCGACCACCGTCAAGGCGGTTGCGCCGGCCAAAGCGATGCTAAGCGCAACCAGCGCCACGACGCGCCGGTCATACATATCGGCGATCGCGCCAGCGGGCATCGAAATCAGCATCACTGGCAGCAGCAGCGCGGTCTGCACCAGCGCGACCTTGTCGGCCGAGGACGTCATCTGCGTCATCGCCCAGGCGGCTCCCACACCTCCAATCAAGATACCGAGATTGGAGAGGAGGCTCGCAAGCCAGATCCGGCGGAAGGTGGCGTGCCGCAGCGGCGCCGCGATGCCGTCGGCGCTACACGTCTGAGGCTTGGCTGGATCGGTCATATCGACTCGTGATGACTTATCATGACTCGATTCCGGTCGCGGATCACAAGGATGTTCCCAACGCGATATCGCGTCCAAACCACAGAGCAATCGTGAACTGCGATGCGTCGATCGCTTTTGACGGAGTCAATCATCCGGCTGCTTCCGCCGCGCTGCGGCTGAATGACAAGGGCAATATCGCTGATTGACCAGGAAGGTCCCCATCACCGGTGTGATATCTGCGCTCTCTCAGCGTAGAGGATCTTCCGAATATGCCCTGCCAATTCTGCAATGCTGGTCCGACTGGACAAGGACCCAGCGCTAGGCAGGTTCTCTGGCGGCTGGGACATGGGTCGGACATTTCGCAAAGCCTGAATGGCGCAGTCTCGTGCTGCTAACATCATAACAACGCCCACAAGGGAATTAGGACCACCTATTTCGCCGCAAGTCAGCGTACTGTCGCTCGATATGCTGAAAAACTGCGCCGCTCCCAGGACAACGCAGGAATAGTACATGGGAGTCGAATAATGATTATCGGGATAACCTGTCAAACAGCCCAAGGACCGATTGCCACTCTCGCGCTATTGCAATCATGATCCTTCTCCGGTCGACAAGCAGATTGCCTCCGTATTCGACGAGGCGATTGACATCGAGCTGTCTTGGGCGGGTGGCAAGCACAAGCCAACACCGCGCGTGGTCGCAAGGACCTGAGTGCGTCTCTCGATCGGGTGGAGATTATCGTCGACACCGAGGTCTCGAAGAGGGCAACCCCCGCCGATTGTAAGTGCATCTCACCTGGCGAAAGCTCAACTGTCCCGATACATGCAGGATACCGGGACGGTATTGACTGGGACGTTATGGGATATTTCGCACTTGAAGCAACGCCAGAGGGGCGGCTTCTTGTCGTTTTTTTGCGGAACGAGCGTCATCGGGTTACGGCATCGCGGACAAGAGGGGATATCGTTGCGCCCACTACGCAAACCCGCTGCAAGCGTCGGCGCGGCTCGGCTACGACCTGCATCGGCATTTCCGTTTGCAGTTCTGCTGCATTGAGCAACGCGCGTAGCACTGCCACAAGGCATTTGTTCTCCAAGCCATTCGACAAACGTCATGCCGGAATGGCTTGTGGATGCGTCGTCAATCTGGAAACAGCGACGACGGCAAGAATCGTCTTTCACCATGGTCTCTCCCGACACGCTCGGTTTGCAAATTCTCTCATCGATTGCAAGAACCGGCGATCTTTTGATATAGTTTAGGGCTAGGAGATCGCCGTCCAACACAGAAGAATGTCGAAAGACTTTGAGCGCGCAGATTGGTCCGTCCCGTACGAAGTGTGCACCCGGTCGGGGCGCACTCTATCGAGATAACTTGCAACCGACAGGCGGAGCGACATTCACGGTGCGCTTCCGTGTCGATGGCGGGGTGCCTCCAAATCACGCACCTATCAATATGAGATTCAGACAAGCGCGCAGTGATCGCGCGAGATTGTCGTCGCCTATCGGGTGGTTTGGTGTCAGTCTGTGGCGGGCTGGGCTTTATGCCAATCTTGTCCGCCCCGGCGGGCAACGAAGGAACTCCATTGAGAGCGCAAGGAGGGGCAAAAGATGGGGCCAACTGGCACCGTGACTGACGACTGCTGCGCGCCCTGGAGCGCGGTCTATCGCCCCCGTGGAATGAACGTGTTCGGAAACTACAATACAGACGCTGCCTCTTCCCCCAGCATGCAACTTCAGACTAAGGAGCGAACGTGACCGTATACGGTGGGCCGGTCTTTGACATGGCCGTGAAGCAATTCGAAGTAATCGCAGACTATCTACGCATACCGGAAAACGAGAGAGCTCGGCTATTGATGCCGAAGCGCGCTGTCACGGTCTCATGTCCCATTCATCGTGATGATGGAACGACGGCCGTCTTCGAGGGCTATCGTGTGCAGCATCACTTGACGCTTGGCCCGACCAAAGGTGGCACGCGGTTCGCCCCGAGCGTTGATCTCGGCGAAGTCGCGGCACTAGCAATCTGGATGAGCTGGAAGTGTGCGCTGGTTGGATTGCCGTATGGCGGAGCCAAGGGAGGTATCAGCGTCGATCCCTCAAGCCTGTCGAAACGCGAGCTTGAAGCGCTTTCGCGTCGATACATGCAGGAAATGATTCCATTTGTTGGCCCACATACAGATGTGATGGCGCCCGACATGGGCACCAATGAGCAGATCATGGCTTGGTTCATGGACACGTACTCAATGTATCAGGGACAAACAGTCACAGAAATCGTGACAGGCAAGCCCGTGACCGCCGGCGGCACATTGGGACGTCGCGAAGCCACGGGGAGAGGTGTCGCTCATTTGGTTCGTCGTGCTGCGGATGAGCGCGAGATTCGCCTCGATGGCGCCACGGCCATCGTGCAGGGCTTCGGAAATGTCGGATCGATCACGGCACTCGAGCTGCACAATATGGGAGTCAAAGTAATCGCGGTGAGCGATCATACCGGCGCGCTCCATCGCCCGGGAGGTCTCGATATCCCCCAATTGATCCGGCATGCAGCCTCGCAAGGCAGCTTGGAAGGCTATTCCAACGAACTGGCTTCTGATTCAATTCAGATGCTGACGTTGCCTTGCGACATACTCGTTCCAGCCGCGGTGGAGCGCGTCATCAACGGCGAAGTCGCCGGTAAGCTGCGCTGCCGCATACTTGCCGAAGGAGCCAATGGCCCGACCACGCCAGAAGCCGATCGAGTCCTCGAGATGCGTCAGGAAG contains:
- a CDS encoding Glu/Leu/Phe/Val dehydrogenase, whose amino-acid sequence is MTVYGGPVFDMAVKQFEVIADYLRIPENERARLLMPKRAVTVSCPIHRDDGTTAVFEGYRVQHHLTLGPTKGGTRFAPSVDLGEVAALAIWMSWKCALVGLPYGGAKGGISVDPSSLSKRELEALSRRYMQEMIPFVGPHTDVMAPDMGTNEQIMAWFMDTYSMYQGQTVTEIVTGKPVTAGGTLGRREATGRGVAHLVRRAADEREIRLDGATAIVQGFGNVGSITALELHNMGVKVIAVSDHTGALHRPGGLDIPQLIRHAASQGSLEGYSNELASDSIQMLTLPCDILVPAAVERVINGEVAGKLRCRILAEGANGPTTPEADRVLEMRQEEIFLIPDILCNSGGVVVSYFEWVQDLQRLFWEEEEVMQREYQILDRAFERVLSRSKQDKVFNRTAAMAIGVERVRGAKETRGLFP